The Octadecabacter arcticus 238 genome contains a region encoding:
- a CDS encoding tyrosine-type recombinase/integrase, with product MNIQQSTPTTPLRARMISDMSGRNLGPASQSSHLRACKRFAAWLGRSPETATPDDVKYFQQHLIESGVSICTRNQTMTGVKFLLRVTLRRHDLVAEIFHLKEPVKVPLVLSKKEIKRILAMAPSLKARVMLSLAYGCGMRAGEVVRLKVGDIDSDQEIIRIVQSKGRKDRIVMLPVDILSLLRDWWKERPTGQDKDVPAPERVLFPGYRGKHLSARQISRLFKETAREAGITKPVTLHTLRHSFATHLLERGVDIRVIQALLGHSKLTTTARYASVATGMIAAVDSPLDDLNGAKRKKGKP from the coding sequence ATGAACATTCAACAATCGACACCAACGACGCCCCTTCGTGCGCGCATGATTTCCGATATGTCAGGGCGCAATCTCGGCCCTGCATCACAGAGTAGTCACCTGCGCGCCTGTAAGCGTTTTGCGGCTTGGTTAGGGCGCTCGCCAGAGACGGCCACGCCAGACGATGTGAAGTATTTCCAACAACACCTGATCGAGAGCGGCGTCAGCATCTGCACCCGAAACCAAACGATGACAGGGGTCAAGTTTCTGCTCCGCGTGACCCTTCGACGGCATGATCTTGTGGCCGAGATCTTCCATTTGAAGGAACCGGTGAAAGTGCCACTGGTGCTGAGCAAAAAGGAGATTAAACGCATTCTGGCTATGGCTCCGAGCCTGAAGGCGCGCGTGATGTTGTCGCTGGCTTATGGCTGCGGGATGCGTGCGGGCGAGGTCGTGCGGCTCAAAGTTGGTGATATCGATAGCGATCAGGAAATCATCCGCATCGTGCAATCGAAGGGGCGCAAGGATCGCATCGTCATGCTGCCTGTCGATATTTTGAGCCTGCTGCGCGACTGGTGGAAAGAACGGCCGACCGGTCAGGACAAGGATGTTCCTGCACCCGAGCGGGTCCTCTTTCCCGGCTATCGCGGCAAACACCTCTCAGCGCGACAGATATCGCGGCTATTTAAAGAGACCGCGCGGGAAGCCGGGATCACCAAACCGGTCACGCTGCACACGTTGAGGCACAGTTTTGCAACCCATCTGTTGGAGCGCGGCGTCGATATCCGGGTGATCCAAGCCTTGCTCGGGCATTCCAAACTGACAACTACTGCGCGCTATGCCAGCGTTGCCACGGGCATGATTGCGGCAGTGGACAGTCCGCTGGATGATCTGAATGGAGCCAAGCGGAAGAAGGGCAAGCCTTAG
- a CDS encoding pyridoxamine 5'-phosphate oxidase family protein — protein sequence MSGPNDLQALLDEAWRHLTRGVADSRSPARYPTFATVAPDGIPEARTVALRGASRSQSLLEVHTDIATSKVNALQHNPKAAFHVWVPRALLQIRITTCVDIQTGTDIDQQWDRIPEGSRVSYGTQPTPGTPISDVYAYDKPSERDRFAVLRCTVLTIDLVHLGERHRRAEFRHENEWAGTWLAP from the coding sequence ATGAGTGGTCCAAATGATCTGCAGGCCCTACTTGATGAAGCATGGCGCCACTTGACACGCGGTGTGGCCGACAGCCGCTCACCAGCGCGATATCCCACGTTTGCAACCGTCGCACCGGATGGAATACCCGAAGCGCGGACTGTGGCGCTGCGCGGTGCCTCCCGCTCCCAATCTTTGCTTGAAGTCCACACGGATATCGCGACGTCCAAAGTCAACGCACTGCAACACAATCCAAAAGCCGCTTTTCACGTTTGGGTGCCGCGCGCACTTTTGCAAATTCGGATCACAACATGCGTGGATATCCAGACCGGGACTGATATCGACCAGCAATGGGATCGCATACCCGAAGGGTCGCGGGTTTCTTATGGCACACAGCCGACACCGGGCACCCCCATTTCAGATGTATATGCCTATGACAAACCAAGTGAGCGTGACCGTTTTGCCGTTTTAAGATGCACTGTGTTGACGATCGACCTCGTGCATCTTGGGGAACGCCATCGACGCGCTGAATTTAGACATGAAAATGAATGGGCAGGTACGTGGCTGGCGCCGTGA
- a CDS encoding DUF4149 domain-containing protein, whose protein sequence is MITYALLVTSLLFGGMTLYSFAFAAFLFSSLPADTASALIRKAFPHFYIFVLVTSAIAAVTSFSSDPISAVILVSISVTTILARQVLMPMINAATDAKQKQRFNALHGASVMLTLVHIGAAAYVVVRLANG, encoded by the coding sequence ATGATCACATATGCTCTCTTAGTCACATCGCTTTTGTTTGGCGGAATGACTTTATATTCCTTCGCATTCGCTGCGTTTTTATTCTCGAGCTTGCCTGCGGACACGGCCAGCGCACTCATTCGAAAAGCGTTCCCGCATTTTTACATCTTCGTTCTGGTGACGTCAGCAATCGCTGCGGTTACCTCGTTTTCAAGTGATCCAATATCAGCCGTAATTTTGGTGTCCATTTCGGTAACGACCATTTTAGCGCGTCAAGTTCTGATGCCGATGATCAACGCTGCAACGGACGCAAAACAGAAACAACGGTTCAACGCACTGCACGGCGCGTCCGTTATGCTGACGTTGGTTCATATTGGTGCTGCCGCGTACGTCGTGGTGCGTTTGGCGAATGGCTGA
- the ubiG gene encoding bifunctional 2-polyprenyl-6-hydroxyphenol methylase/3-demethylubiquinol 3-O-methyltransferase UbiG, which produces MPIKQRNNLAIYDDVAANWWSDDIRWVRTLKNLVPGRLAWFNRHIDWTKKTVLDLGCAGGFMAEALTNNGAQVTGIDPAAQAIAASTARAKQMDQTIKYDVGVGENLPYPDDHFDAVVCVDVLEHVTDRAKVLAEVARVLKPGGMFLYDTINRNVIARLAAITVAEDVLRLLPKGTHDPAMFIKPRELRDALSKAGLVCGPQTGLGPRGLNRHGDITFGQLPIKTVIYMGIARLPQVAK; this is translated from the coding sequence ATGCCAATTAAGCAGCGCAACAATCTTGCGATTTACGATGATGTTGCCGCCAATTGGTGGTCTGACGATATCCGTTGGGTGCGAACGTTGAAAAACTTGGTGCCGGGTCGATTGGCATGGTTCAACCGCCATATCGATTGGACCAAAAAGACCGTGCTGGATTTGGGGTGTGCCGGTGGTTTTATGGCCGAGGCGCTGACAAACAATGGGGCACAGGTCACAGGAATTGATCCCGCCGCGCAGGCCATTGCCGCCTCAACCGCGCGTGCAAAACAGATGGATCAAACGATAAAATATGATGTCGGCGTGGGGGAAAACCTGCCCTATCCCGACGATCACTTTGATGCTGTGGTTTGTGTCGATGTGTTGGAACATGTCACCGACCGTGCCAAAGTTTTGGCCGAAGTCGCTCGCGTGCTAAAGCCGGGCGGGATGTTTTTATATGACACGATAAATCGCAATGTTATCGCACGACTGGCGGCGATTACGGTTGCCGAAGATGTCCTGCGACTATTGCCAAAAGGAACGCACGATCCCGCGATGTTCATCAAGCCGCGGGAATTACGCGATGCGTTGTCCAAGGCAGGTCTTGTTTGCGGTCCACAAACTGGGCTGGGGCCACGTGGGTTGAACAGGCATGGTGATATCACGTTTGGGCAGCTGCCAATCAAAACAGTTATTTACATGGGGATTGCCCGTTTGCCGCAGGTGGCGAAATGA
- a CDS encoding CBS domain-containing protein encodes MPSPADRPGSRLMDRPEYQSKQRPLTCSPETSVFDAVTQIAAKNYGSVIVVDGDQKVIGVVTERDVMNKLVAKKKDAQKMLLSDLMTGNPRLARETDDMIDWLRIMSNERFRCLPVVDDEGRIKAVFTQGDFVSYTWPNLIYQMRSIATATVTVTKKNWLFFLIGGGIALYSLVMVVVMSTLN; translated from the coding sequence ATGCCTAGCCCAGCAGATCGTCCCGGCAGCCGCCTTATGGATCGTCCCGAATATCAATCCAAACAACGACCCCTTACATGTTCGCCAGAGACCTCCGTTTTCGACGCAGTCACGCAGATCGCCGCTAAAAACTATGGTTCCGTCATCGTCGTTGATGGTGATCAAAAAGTCATTGGCGTCGTGACCGAGCGTGACGTGATGAACAAACTGGTCGCGAAAAAAAAGGATGCGCAAAAAATGCTGCTGTCCGATCTGATGACCGGAAATCCGCGCTTGGCCCGTGAAACCGATGACATGATTGACTGGCTAAGAATTATGTCCAATGAACGCTTTCGCTGCCTGCCTGTGGTCGATGACGAAGGGCGCATCAAAGCTGTGTTCACGCAGGGCGATTTTGTATCTTACACATGGCCGAACCTGATTTATCAGATGCGCTCGATTGCGACGGCAACGGTAACGGTAACAAAAAAAAACTGGTTATTCTTTCTGATCGGTGGCGGAATCGCGTTATATTCACTGGTTATGGTTGTCGTGATGAGCACGCTGAATTGA
- a CDS encoding IS630 family transposase has translation MSKQYKTVSLSDEQRIALEALCRRRKVDALVWKRARAFLLLDAGEDAETVCRILDISPTVLTEWRFVFAGAGLSFFGLKNYSQRQGHLSVLQEQVLKANFTEHPAQNVDEVCAYVLAECDQNYSTSGAAKLMRRLGFAYKKPQLLPAQADEAKQAAFIAKYEALMNGLAADEMVVFSDAVHPEHQSRPAHGWFPKGQKTALKATSGRKRLNIQGALDLETFQVTFVEGEKINAQTTRQMLEKLERNNQTKTAIHVFVDNARYHHAKMLQPWLDSPERRVKLHFLPAYAPHLNPIERLWGVMHKWVTHNRHYATFNQFTEAIFDFFRKTLPEKWPEFRDTVTDNFRVISLKKYKVI, from the coding sequence ATGAGCAAGCAATACAAAACAGTCTCCTTATCCGACGAGCAACGCATAGCACTCGAAGCGCTTTGCCGCCGCCGCAAAGTTGATGCCCTTGTTTGGAAACGTGCGCGAGCGTTCCTTCTTCTGGACGCAGGAGAAGACGCTGAAACGGTCTGCCGGATATTGGATATCAGCCCGACAGTTTTAACGGAATGGCGATTTGTCTTTGCCGGAGCGGGGCTGTCATTTTTCGGCTTGAAGAACTACAGCCAGCGTCAGGGCCACTTGTCCGTCCTGCAAGAGCAGGTGCTGAAAGCCAATTTTACCGAACATCCGGCCCAGAACGTAGATGAGGTCTGTGCCTATGTTCTAGCCGAGTGCGACCAAAACTACAGCACGTCGGGAGCCGCCAAGCTGATGCGCCGCCTGGGGTTCGCGTATAAGAAACCACAATTACTGCCTGCACAGGCCGATGAAGCCAAGCAGGCTGCGTTTATTGCCAAATATGAGGCCCTGATGAACGGGTTGGCCGCAGATGAGATGGTTGTCTTTTCGGACGCTGTCCACCCCGAACACCAGAGCCGCCCCGCCCATGGTTGGTTCCCCAAGGGACAAAAGACGGCCCTGAAGGCGACATCAGGGCGCAAGCGGCTCAACATTCAGGGCGCGCTTGACCTTGAGACTTTCCAGGTCACCTTTGTAGAAGGCGAGAAGATCAATGCCCAGACAACCCGACAGATGCTGGAAAAGTTGGAACGCAACAACCAAACCAAGACGGCCATCCACGTCTTTGTCGACAATGCCCGCTATCATCATGCCAAGATGCTACAGCCATGGCTGGACAGCCCAGAACGTCGGGTGAAGTTGCATTTCTTGCCAGCATATGCCCCGCACCTCAACCCGATCGAGCGTCTTTGGGGTGTTATGCACAAATGGGTCACCCACAATCGGCACTATGCAACGTTCAACCAATTCACAGAGGCCATTTTCGACTTCTTCCGCAAGACCCTGCCAGAAAAATGGCCAGAGTTCCGCGACACCGTCACCGACAACTTCCGCGTCATATCGCTCAAGAAATATAAAGTGATTTGA
- a CDS encoding FAD-binding domain-containing protein has translation MLDVIMTRSAALGAMQAFVPAMGKKYENGRNYDHGAGQHTAVSVLSPYICRRLLCEREVVAAALAVHGPDDARAFIEEVVWRGYFKGWLERRPQVWASYVSGLNADLESLKRDRQLRRDVELAETGQSGLGYFDTWAHELVNTGYLHNHARMWFASIWIFTLGLPWRLGADFFYRHLLDGDAAANTLNWRWAAGLHTRGKPYPARAENIATFTGGRFNPRDLDLAKVTKGLEATEPDGLPNVLPLRDMHALCTGVPTALLITDEDCRIEDFDLSGFDICATATLSCTYLRSPRDVPERVSTAERVALADAAARLGVSPTHLRADDPRDLVDWAVGIGTKQIFTPYVTRGPLHDWLTRAKPLLEDHGITLCEKRRVWDEAIWPHATAGFFKVRKKIPQILQETGLV, from the coding sequence ATGTTGGACGTCATAATGACCCGTAGCGCGGCGCTTGGCGCAATGCAGGCTTTCGTACCGGCGATGGGAAAGAAGTACGAAAACGGGCGTAATTACGATCATGGTGCGGGTCAGCACACTGCGGTGTCCGTCCTGTCGCCCTACATTTGTCGCCGTTTATTGTGCGAACGTGAAGTTGTCGCCGCCGCCCTTGCCGTCCACGGGCCCGATGATGCGCGCGCCTTTATAGAAGAAGTGGTCTGGCGTGGGTATTTCAAAGGCTGGCTTGAACGACGCCCTCAGGTTTGGGCCAGCTATGTTTCAGGGCTGAACGCGGACCTTGAATCACTGAAGCGCGACCGACAGCTGCGCCGCGATGTCGAGCTTGCTGAGACGGGGCAATCCGGACTGGGTTATTTCGACACTTGGGCACACGAGCTGGTAAATACAGGTTATCTGCACAATCACGCGCGTATGTGGTTCGCATCGATCTGGATATTCACCCTTGGCCTGCCATGGCGGTTGGGGGCCGATTTTTTCTATCGCCATTTGCTGGACGGAGACGCGGCGGCGAACACGTTGAACTGGCGGTGGGCGGCGGGGCTGCATACGCGCGGCAAACCCTATCCAGCCCGCGCCGAAAACATCGCCACGTTTACGGGCGGGCGGTTTAATCCACGAGATCTTGATTTGGCCAAAGTTACTAAAGGCTTGGAGGCCACCGAACCTGACGGTTTGCCAAATGTTTTACCCCTGCGCGACATGCACGCGCTCTGCACCGGTGTTCCAACCGCATTGTTAATCACGGACGAAGATTGCCGGATCGAGGACTTTGATTTGTCCGGTTTTGACATCTGCGCCACGGCGACGTTGTCGTGCACGTACCTGCGCTCGCCGCGCGATGTGCCCGAAAGGGTCAGCACGGCTGAGCGAGTTGCATTGGCCGACGCCGCCGCACGACTTGGTGTTAGCCCAACACACCTTAGGGCCGATGATCCGCGAGATTTAGTCGATTGGGCCGTTGGCATTGGCACCAAACAAATTTTTACTCCGTATGTGACACGCGGGCCATTGCACGACTGGTTAACGCGAGCAAAGCCACTCCTCGAAGATCACGGCATCACGTTATGTGAAAAGCGTCGCGTTTGGGATGAGGCGATATGGCCGCATGCTACAGCGGGGTTTTTCAAAGTTAGGAAAAAGATCCCACAGATTTTGCAAGAGACAGGACTGGTATGA